In one Desulfoferula mesophila genomic region, the following are encoded:
- a CDS encoding GNAT family N-acetyltransferase, with protein sequence MNLRPMQQKDLPEVKRIQDRITRQEVSQSWVDMLAAHVDKTYRLGFVAEEDGEVRGFILGEIKIGGFGTELSGWLELLGVEPRLMGSGVGAALVETLFAALWGRGVREIYTAVRWDSGDMLAFFKKIGFDKSPFINLRFEQPL encoded by the coding sequence GTGAATTTGCGCCCCATGCAACAAAAAGACCTGCCCGAGGTCAAGCGCATCCAAGACCGCATCACCCGCCAGGAGGTCTCCCAATCCTGGGTGGACATGCTGGCCGCGCACGTGGACAAAACCTACCGCCTGGGTTTCGTGGCCGAGGAAGACGGCGAGGTGCGCGGCTTCATCCTGGGTGAAATCAAGATCGGCGGCTTCGGCACCGAACTCTCCGGCTGGCTGGAGCTTTTGGGCGTGGAGCCCAGACTCATGGGCTCCGGCGTGGGCGCGGCCTTGGTGGAGACCCTGTTCGCGGCCCTGTGGGGGCGCGGGGTGCGCGAAATCTACACCGCCGTGCGCTGGGACTCCGGCGACATGCTGGCCTTCTTCAAGAAGATCGGTTTTGACAAGAGCCCATTTATCAATCTTAGGTTCGAGCAACCACTTTAG
- the bzdN gene encoding benzoyl-CoA reductase, bzd-type, subunit N: MIEMFEEWYKSRHEYAKEWKDKTGGKVMGFFCTYVPEEILLAANVLPVRILGSHEPQNVTEPHIFGMYCPFCRDCLAQGLLGRYDYLDGMMIAQSCLHIRQAFTSWKKHMPPEFTYYLPMPHQVQSPRSIPFLRSELETFKGAVEQWVGKEITDADLDRGIELMNASRQAMRDLYDTRKSANSPMTGLEAMYAAASNQWIDKAEHTAAVREALAKELVGRDLGLGDKTRLMILGSEDDDTAFVNMVEGCGSVIVTDDHCTGSRYFWNQVEPEEDRLLAIAKRYINRPACPTKDWPQRTRLEHVRMLAQEWNVAGAIIIQQKFCDPHELDIPEQRKSLGEIGVPTLFLELDVTVPVGQFKIRVEAFLEMLAEEDLF, encoded by the coding sequence ATGATCGAAATGTTCGAGGAGTGGTACAAGTCCCGCCACGAATACGCCAAGGAGTGGAAGGACAAAACCGGCGGAAAAGTGATGGGCTTCTTCTGCACTTATGTGCCCGAGGAAATCCTCTTGGCCGCCAACGTGTTGCCGGTGCGCATTTTGGGCTCCCACGAGCCCCAGAACGTCACCGAGCCCCACATTTTCGGCATGTACTGCCCCTTCTGCCGCGACTGTCTGGCTCAGGGGCTGCTGGGGCGCTACGACTATCTGGACGGCATGATGATCGCCCAGAGCTGCCTGCACATCCGCCAGGCCTTCACGTCCTGGAAAAAGCACATGCCCCCGGAGTTCACCTATTACCTGCCCATGCCCCATCAGGTGCAGAGCCCCCGCTCCATCCCCTTCCTGCGCTCGGAGTTGGAGACTTTCAAGGGCGCCGTGGAGCAGTGGGTGGGCAAGGAGATCACCGACGCGGACCTGGACCGGGGCATCGAACTGATGAACGCCTCCCGCCAGGCCATGCGCGATCTCTACGACACCCGCAAAAGCGCCAACTCGCCCATGACCGGCCTGGAGGCCATGTACGCGGCGGCGAGCAATCAATGGATCGACAAGGCCGAGCACACCGCCGCGGTGCGTGAGGCGCTGGCCAAGGAGTTGGTGGGGCGCGACCTGGGCCTGGGGGACAAGACCCGCCTGATGATCCTGGGCTCCGAGGACGACGACACCGCCTTCGTGAACATGGTGGAGGGCTGCGGCTCGGTCATCGTCACCGACGACCACTGCACCGGCAGCCGCTATTTCTGGAACCAGGTGGAGCCCGAGGAAGACCGCCTGCTGGCCATCGCCAAGCGCTACATCAACCGTCCCGCCTGCCCCACCAAGGACTGGCCCCAGCGCACCCGCCTGGAGCACGTGCGCATGCTGGCCCAGGAATGGAACGTGGCCGGGGCCATCATCATCCAGCAGAAGTTCTGCGACCCCCACGAGTTGGACATCCCCGAGCAGCGCAAGAGCCTGGGCGAAATCGGTGTGCCCACCCTGTTCCTGGAGCTGGACGTCACCGTGCCGGTGGGGCAATTCAAGATCCGCGTGGAGGCCTTCCTGGAAATGTTGGCCGAAGAGGATCTGTTCTAG